In Ramlibacter pinisoli, the sequence CGCCGACACCGTCTACTGGGCCGACACCCAGGCCCATGCCGTGCGCGCCTGGGACTGGGACGCGGCCGGCAACCGGCTGGCGCGCCCGCGCCTGTTCCACCAGTTCGCGCCCAAGCCGGCCGGCTGGCAGCCCGGCCAGCCGGGCTATGGCGGCCGTCCCGACGGCGCGGCGGTCGACCGCGACGGCAACTACTGGTGCGCGCTCTACGAGGGCGGCCGGCTGGTGCAGCTGTCGCCGGCCGGCACGCTGCTGCAGGAGCTGGCGACGCCGATGCCCTGCCCCACCATGCCGTGCTTCGGCGGCGACGACCTGCGCACGCTCTACCTCACCAGCGCCGGCAACCGGCCGGCGGCCGAACGGGCGCACTACCCGCTGTCCGGCCGGGTGGTGGCGACCCGGGTCGCGGTGCCGGGGCTGGCCGTCAATTTCTTCAGCGACTGACGGCAAAAAACTTCAGGGGCTGGCCGCCTGGCCGGCTCGGCGGCGGCGCTTACCATCGGGCGCATGGAAGCCGCCCTCACTGCCTGCATCGAGCGCATCCGTGCGGCGGCCGCGGCCGGCACGCCGCTGCGCCTGCGTGGCGGCGGCAGCAAGGATTTCTACGGCGACCGCCTGGAGGGCGAGCTGCTCGACACCCGCGGGCTGGCCGGCATCCGCAGCTACGAGCCGAGCGAGCTGGTGGTCACGGTGGGGGCCGGCACGCCGCTGGCCGAGCTCGAAGCCGTGCTGGCCGGGCGCGGCCAGTGCCTGCCGTTCGAGCCGCCACGCTTCGGCGGCGCGCCCACGGTGGGCGGCATGGTGGCGGCCGGCCTGTCCGGGCCGGCGCGCGCCAGCGTGGGCGCGGTGCGCGACTACGTGCTGGGGCTGTCGCTGGTCAACGGCCAGGGCGAGCTGCTCACGTTCGGCGGCCAGGTGATGAAGAACGTCGCCGGCTACGACGTCTCCCGGCTGATGGTCGGCGCGCTCGGCACGCTGGGCCTGCTCGTCGAGGTGAGCCTCAAGGTGCTGGCGCGGGCGCCGGCCGAGGCGACGCTGGCGTTCGAGCTGTCGCAGGCGCAGGCCCTGCAGCGCCTGAACGCCTGGGGCGGCCAGCCGCTGCCGCTGAACGCCAGCAGCTGGCACGAGGACAGCGGCCGCGGCACGCTGCTGCTGCGCCTGCGCGGCGCGGTGGCCGCGGTCGACGCCGCCTGCCGCACCCTCGGGGGCGAGCGCCCGGACGCTGCCGCCGCCGCGGCGCACTGGCAGGGCTGCCGCGACCAGCAGCTGCCCTGGTTCGCCGCCCGCGCCGGGCGCGACCTGTGGCGCCTGTCGGTGCCGCAGACCGCGCCCGTGCTGGAAGGGCCGGAGCCGCCGCTGGTCGAGTGGCATGGCGGCCAGCGCTGGCTGGCACTCGATCCGGCCGATGCGGCCGGCGCCGAGCGGCTGCGCCGGACCGCGCTGGCGGCCGGCGGCCATGCCACCCTGTTCCGCACCGCCACTGCCGGTGCGCAGCGGCGCTTCCAGCCGCCGGCGCCGCCCCTGGACCGGATCCAGCGCGAACTCAAGCGGCAGTTCGACCCGGCCGGCATCTTCAACCGCGGCCGCCTGGCCCCCGAGTTCTAGTCCCCGTGCAGACCCACCTGTCCCCCGAATTCGCCGGCACCGCCGACGGCCAGGACGCCGAGGCGATCCTGCGCAAGTGCGTGCACTGCGGCTTCTGCACCGCCACCTGCCCGACCTACCAGCTGCTCGGCGACGAGCTCGACGGCCCGCGTGGCCGCATCTACCTGATCAAGCAGGTGCTCGAGGGCGAGCAGCCGACCGGGAAGACCCAGCTGCACCTGGACCGCTGCCTCACCTGCCGCAACTGCGAGAGCACCTGCCCGAGCGGGGTGCAGTACGGCCACCTGGTCGACATCGGCCGCCGCATCGTCGAGGCCAAGGTGCCGCGCGGCGCCGGCGAACAGGCGCTGCGCTGGAGCCTCAAGGAGGGGCTGACGTCACCGCTGTTCGGGCCGGCGATGAAGCTGGGCCAGGCGGTGCGCGGCCTGCTGCCGGGCGTCCTCAAGGCCAAGGTGCCGGCGGCGCAGCCGGCCGGGCGCTGGCCGACGCGCAGCCATGCGCGCAAGGTGCTGATGCTGGCCGGCTGCGTGCAGCCGTCGATGGCGCCCAACATCAACGCCGCGACCGCCCGCGTGCTCGACGCCGCCGGCATCCAGGCGCTGCTGGCGCCGGCCGCCGGCTGCTGCGGCGCGGTGAAGTTCCACCTGAACGACCAGGCCGGCGGCCTGGAGCAGATGCGGCGCAACGTCGACGCCTGGTGGCCCTGGGTCGAGCGCGGCGAGATCGAGGCCATCGTCATGAACGCCTCCGGCTGCGGCGTGACGGTGCGCGAGTACGGCCACCACCTGAAGCACGACCCGCAGTACGCGGACAAGGCGGCCCGCATCAGCGGCCTGACGCGCGACCTCAGCGAACTGCTGCCGGCGATCGCCGGCGCGCTGCAGGGCAAGGTGCGCGCGCCCGAGGGCGTGCTGGCGTACCACCCGCCGTGCACGCTGCAGCATGGCCAGAAGCTGCGCGGCGGGGTCGAGACCCACCTGCAGGCGCTCGGCTTCGACGTGCGCGTCGCGCCGAACGAGGCCCACCTGTGCTGCGGCTCGGCCGGCACCTACTCCGTGCTGCACCCCGACATCGCCGGCCAGCTGCGCGACCGCAAGCTCGGCCACCTGGGCGCGCTGGCGCCGCGCGCCGTCCTGTCGGCCAACATCGGCTGCATCACCCACCTGCAAAGCGGCACCGCCACCCCGGTGCGGCACTGGGTCGAGGTGCTGGACGAGGCCATCGTCGCGGCCTGAGCCGGCCCCGGCGCGGCGCTCAGGCCGCCAGCGCCGCCTCGATGTCGGCGGCCAGCGAGGCCGGTGCGTCCTGGGGCGCGTAGCGCCGGATCACGCGGCCATCACGGCCGACCAGGAACTTGGTGAAGTTCCACTTGATGCCGGTGGTGCCCAGCAGGCCCGGCGCTTCCCGCGTCAGCCACTGGTAGAGCGGGTCGGCGCCGCCGCCGTTGACCTCGATCTTTTCCATCATCGGGAAGTCGACGCCGTAGTTGCGCTGGCAGAACTGCGCGATCTCGGCGTTGCTGCCCGGGTCCTGGGCGCCGAACTGGTTCGACGGGAAGCCCAGCACGACCAGGCCGCGCCCGGCGTACTGCTGGTGCAGCGCCTGCAGGCCGGCGAACTGCGGGGTGAAGCCGCAGGCGCTGGCGGTGTTCACCACCAGCAGCACCTGGCCTTCGTACTGGCGCAGCGGCACGGCCTGGCCGTCGATGCGGCGGACCTCGAAATCGTAGGCGGTGGTCATGCGGCCGATTGTGCGCGGGCCGGCCTGGCGGGCCCGGGGGCCGCCCAGGCCGACCATGCGGCCGCCGCGAGAATCAGCGCCCCGCCGGTCCAGGTGCGCGCCGCGAGCTCGGCCGCGCCGGCCGCGACCGAGGTGGCGCTGGCGAACAGCACCTCGGACAGCATCACCAGCGCCGTGGTCTGGGCCGGCAGCCGCGAGGCCCCGTATTGCAGCGCCGCATTGCCGACCAGGAACCCCAGGCTGAGCAGCAGGCCCACGCCCAGCGCCGGCAGCGGCAGCGCCGCCGGCGCGGCCACCGTGCCCTGCGCCAGCCCGACCAGGGCGGCGCCGCCGGCGGCCAGCGCGCCACCGGCGAACATGGTGGCGACCCGGGTGACGGCCGGGGCCGCCTGCAGCCGGCGCAGCAGGATGTTGGTGAGCGCGAAGCTGAAGCCGCCCAGCAGCGCGAGGAGGTCGGCCAGGCTCTCCGGCACCGGCCACGGCGTGCCGGGGGTCTGGAGGATCGTCACCACGCCGGCCAGTGCCACGCCCAGCCGCAGCAGCGCCGCCGGCGTCGGCCGCTCGCCCAGCAGCGGCCAGGCGAGCAGGACGCTCCAGGCCGGCATCAGGTAGAACAGCAGCACCACCCGGACCACGTCGCCGACGGTCACGGCCCAGTTGAAGCCGACGTTGGTCAGGCCGGCGGCGACCAGCAGCAGCCACAGCTGCGGCTGGCCGGCGGCGCCGCGCCAGGCCCGCGGCCACAGCGCCAGCAGGACGGCCAGCGACAGCACGTAGATCGCCGCGGTGGCCCACAGCGGGTGCAGGCCGTGCTGGTGCAGGTGGCGGAACGGCCACCAGGAGACGCCCCAGACGAACGCGTTGACGACCAGGGCGAGGGCGGCGGTGGCGCGGCCGTCAGGCCCCGCCATGGCCGGTGTCCTGGCGGGCGATGCGCAGCAGGTGATCGAGTTCCTCGCGGTGCTTCACGAGGTTGCTGGCGTGCCAGCGCTGGATCAGCCACATGGCGCCGGCCACCACCACCCCGAACACCGTGATGGCGCCGAAGGCCGACAGGCCCAGCCCGGCCGACAGGCTGTAGAAGGCACCCAGGCCGAGGATGCAGGCCTGCTCGTTGAAGTTCTGCACCGCGATCGAGCGGCCGGCGCCCATCAGGTTGTGGCCGCGGTGCTGCAGCAGCGCGTTCATCGGCACCACCAGGAAGCCGCCCAGGCCGCCCAGCAGGATGAGGAAGGGCGCCGCCACCCAGACGTTGCCGATGAAATTCATCAGGATGACCAGCAGGCCCATGGCGATGCCCATGGGCATGACGCTGGTGGCGCTATCCAGCCGCATGCGGGCCGAGGCGAGGACGGCGCCCACCGCCGTGCCCAGCGCCACCACGCCGGACAGGCTGGAGGCCTGGGTGGTGCTGTAGCCCAGGGCGGCGGCGCTCCAGGCCAGGATGATGTAGCGCAGGTTGCCCGAGACGCCCCAGAACAGGGTGGTGGTGGCCAGCGAGATCTGCCCCAGCTTGTCGCGCCACAGGCGCGAGTTGCAGGTCCAGAAGTCGGGCACCAGTTCCAGCGCGTTGCGCGGGATCGGCCGCATCTCGACCCCGGTGTGCGGGATGCGCGTGTTGAACCAGGCGGCCACCGCGTAGACCAGGATCAGCACCGCGATGGCCGCTTCGGGCGCCGTGTCGACCCCGGTGTCCATCATCGGGAAGTCCATCGCCAGCAGCCGGCCGGCGACCGCATGGCCCACCAGCTGGCCCCCGAGCAGGATGCCCAGGATGATGGAGGCGATGGTCAGGCCCTCGATCCAGCCGTTGGCCTTGACCAGCTGCGAGGAGGGCAGCAGCTCGGTGAGGATGCCGTACTTGGCCGGCGAGTAGGCCGCCGCGCCCAGGCCGACGATCGCGTACGCCATCAGCGGGTGGGTGCCGAACAGCATCAGCAGGCAGCCCACGACCTTGATCGCGTTGCTCAGGAACATGACCTTGCCCTTGGGCAGCGCATCGGCGAAGGCGCCCACGAACGGGGCCAGCACGACGTAGAACAGCGCGAACATGGGCACCAGCGCGGCGCGCTGCCATTCGGCGGCGCCGCCCGATTTCAGCAGTTCCACCGCGGCGACGAACAGCGCGTTGTCGGCGAGCGACGAGAAGAACTGCGCCGCCATGATGGTGTAGAAGCCGCGCTTCATTGTTTGGGCATGGTGCCCGGCGGCGGGCGCGATGCGGGGAAATTGACTGCTGCTGCCTCCAAGCCGACGGGTTATATCACGGGCGGTAATGCCAAAATCCTCGTCTTTCCCCTGAGCCCAGCCGCCCGATGCCGCGCCCGATCCTGGCCACCATCCATCCCCAGGCCCTGCGCCACAACCTCGATCGCCTGCGCCGCGCAGTGCCCGACGCCAAGCTGTGGGCAGTGGTCAAGGCCAACGCCTACGGCCACGGCATCGAGCGCGTGTTCGAGGGCCTGCGCGCCGCCGACGGCTTCGCGCTGCTGGATCTGCAGGAGGCCGAGCGGGTGCGCGCCCTCGGCTGGCGCGGCCCCATCCTGCTGCTCGAAGGCGTGTTCGAGGCGCGCGACCTGGAGCTGTGCTCGCGCCTGCAGCTGTGGCACGTGGTGCACTGCGAAGAGCAGATCGACATGCTGGCCGCGCACAAGACCCAGCAGCCGCACCGCGTGTTCCTGAAGATGAATTCCGGCATGAACCGGCTCGGGTTCCCGTCGGCCCACTTCCGCACCGCCTATGCGCGCCTGCAGGCGCTGCCGCAGGTCGACGAGATCTCGCTGATGACGCACTTCAGCGACTCCGATGCCGCGCGCGGCATCGCCCACCAGCTGAGCGCCTTCGCCGAGGCCAGCCGCGACCTGCCGGGCGAACGCTCGCTGGCCAACAGCGCCGCCGTCCTGCGCCATGGCCGCGACCCCGCGGTGCGGGCCGACTGGGTGCGCCCGGGCATCGCCGTCTACGGCAGCGCGCCCGACTTCCCCGAGCACGACACCGCGCACTGGCAGCTGCAGCCCACCATGACCCTGGCCAGCCGCATCATCGGCGTGCAGCAGCTGCAGCCGGCCGACACGGTGGGCTACGGCTCCAGCTTCGTGGCCGACGCGCCGCTGCGCATCGGGGTGGTCGCCTGCGGCTATGCCGACGGCTACCCACGCCACTGCACCACCGGCACCCCGGTGCTGGTCGACGGCGTGCGCACCCGGCTGGTCGGCCGGGTCAGCATGGACATGGTCACGGTCGACCTGTCGCCGGTGCCTGCCGCCGGCATCGGCAGCGAGGCGGTGCTGTGGGGCCGCTCGTCCTGCGGCGCCGTGCTGCCGGTCGACGAGGTGGCGCGCGCCGGCGGCACCGTGGCCTACGAGCTGCTGTGCGCGCTGGCACCGCGGGTGCCGGTGGTGGTCGAAGCCTGAAGGCGGACACCCGCACGCAGACGACGCAGAAGAAAGGACCGAACGCGCGGGCGTCGATCCACGGATCGCCTCTGCGCCTTCTGCGCAACCTTCGCGTCTTCTGCGGACGGTGTCTTGTGCGAACGGGTGTTCGGCTCCCTCAGCGCTTGCGCAACCCCAGCACGACGACAGCGCCGACCACGACCAGCGCGCCGACCACCTGGATCGGCGCGATGGACTGGCCCAGCACCAGCCAGCCGAGCACCAGCGCGAACACCGGCTCGACGTTCATGATGGCCGAATTGCCCACCACGCCCAGTTTGGGCAGCACGGTGAACATGATGGTGAAGGCGGTGCCGTAGAGGAAGGTGAGGGCGGCCAGCCCGCCCCAGCCGGCGGCGGCGTCGGGCAGGTGGAAGCCGCCCTGCACGCCGACGGTGGCCAGCGCCACCAGCGCGGCGCAGCCCATGGTGGTGGCGGTGCGCACCCGGCCGTCGACGTCGCCGGCCTCGTGCTGGGTGAGCACCAGCGCCAGGCCGAAGGTGGCGCCGGCCGCCAGCGCGAACGCCACCCCGGCGCCGATGCGACTCCACTGGCCGGCGGCGCCGAGCCCGGAGGCGGCGCCCAGCACGTCGAGCGCCAGCGCCAGCCCGAACAGGATCACCGACATCGCCAGCAGCGTCGCCGGCTCGGGCTTGTGGCGGTAGACCAGCGCCGACCACAGGGCGGTCCAGATCGGGTAGGTGTTGAAGGCCAGCAGCGCCAGCGCCACCGGCAGCCGCGCCACCGCCGAATACAGGCACAGGCTCTGGACGCCGATCAGCAGGCCGATGGCCGGCAGGAAGCGCCGCTGGCGCGTCGTGAAGCGCACCCGCACGCCCTGCAGCGCCAGGAGGGCGACGATGACGCCGGCCGTGACGGTGCTGCGGAACACCACCGCGGTGGCGACATCGACCCCGTGGTTGAACGCGATGCGCGCCGCCACGTGGTTGGCGCCCATCATCAGCGCGATCAGCAGCAGGGTGGCGAAGGCGGCGCCGCTGAGCGCGCGGCCGGACGGCAGGACGGCCGTCATGCCGGGTACAGCCCGTGCACGCGCGCGTGCAGCCGCGCCAGCCCGAGCAGCACGTCGGTGTACGGCGTCGCCACGCCGGTCAGCTGCCCGAGCTCGCGCACCACCGCCACCAGGGCGTCGAGCTCGACCGGCTTGCCGGCCTCCACGTCCTGCAGCATCGAGGTCTTGAAGGCCCCCAGCTTGCGGGTGACCTGGTGCCGGTCCTCCGGCAGCTGTTCGATCGGGATGCCGATGCGGGCGCCGATCTCGCGCGCCTCCAGCATCACGCTGGAGATGAAGCCGCGCACCAGGTCGTCGGCCATGATGCGGTCGGTGGTGGCGCCGGTGATGGCGCTGACCGGGTTGACGGTCATGTTGCCCCACAGCTTGTACCAGGCGTCGCGCTGGATCTGCGGCGACACCACCACCTCGTGGCCGGCCCGCTGCAGCAGCGCCGCCAGCGCGGACAGCCGCTCGCTGGCGCCGCCGGCCGGCTCGCCGACGATCAGCGTGTTGCCGAAGTGGTGCCTGACGCATCCCGGTTCGGTCAGCGCGCAGCTGGCGTGGACCACGCAGCCGATGATCTGGCGGCCGGGAATGGCCTGCGCGATGCGGCCCTCGGGGTCGACGGTGCGCAGCCGGGTGCCGGCCAGCGGGCCGCCGAAGCCCTCGAAGAACCACCACGGCACGCCGTTCATCGCCGTCAGGACCCGGGTGTCGGGGCCCAGCAGCGGGCCGATGGCCTGCGCCACCTCGGCCAGCGCCGGCGCCTTGACGGCGACCACCACCAGGTCCTGCACGCCGAGCTCGGCCGGGCTGCTGCTGGCGCGCACCGGCGCCGCCTGCAGCTGCCCGCCTTCCTCCAGCCGCAGCCCGTGGCGCTGCAGCGCCTGCAGCGTCGCGCCGCGCGCGACCACGCTGACCTGGGCGCCCGAGCGCGCCAGCCGGGCGCCGATCCAGCCGCCGATGGCACCGGCGCCGTAGATGCAAACCTTCATGGGATCAGGACTGGTAGGAGGGGTCGAGGCGGTCGATGCGGCGGGTGAGGGCGTCGAAGACGTCCTGGCCGGCGCCGAACTGCTGGTCGAACTGGAACGAGTCATGGGTGGTCTTGGCCGCCACCGCTTCGGGCACCGCGAGCGCCGGCCCGAGGGCGGCCTGGGCAAGCTGGATCTCGCAGGCGCGCTGCAGCGTCCACAGGCGCACGAACGCCAGCGGCAGCGTCGCCGCCCAGGCCAGCAGGCCGTGGTTGCGCAGGATCACCAGCGGCTTGTCGCCGATGTTGCGCAGCAGCCGGGGCGCCTCGTCGGCGTGGATGGTGATGCCCTCGAAGTCGTGGTAGGCCACCAGGCCGTGCAGCTGCGCCGAGTAGAAGTTGTTCTGCGCCAGCCCGGCGGCGGTGCAGGCCACCGCCAGGCCGGCGGTGGTGTGGGTGTGCATGACGCAGTGGGCGTCGGGCAGGGCGCCGTGGATCGCCGCGTGCACGGTGAAGCCGGCCGGATTCACCGGCCAGGGGCTGGCATCCAGCTTGTGGCCCTGCAGGTCGATCTTGAGCAGGTTGCTGGCGGTCACCTCGCCGTAGTGCAGCCCGAACGGGTTGATCAGGAACTGGCGCTCGCCACCGGTCACGCTGTCGGGCAGGCGCACGGTGATGTGGTTGTAGATCATCTCCGTCCAGCCGAGCAGGTCGAAGATGCGGTAGCAGGCGGCCAGCTGCACCCGGGCCTGCCATTCGTCCGGGTGCATCGCGGCCGGGCCCGGCCGGAGGACGGCGTTCATGGCGGCTCCGTCAGGCGTACGGGTTGGCGCCGGGGGCGGGCGTCGGCGCCGGCGCCGCCGCGCGGCCCTTGAACTTGGCCACCAGCGCCGCGGTGCCGCGCACCAGGATGCTGTTGTCCAGGCCGACGGCGACGAACAGCACGCCCAGGTCGATCCAGCGCTGCGACTGGGCATCGTCGGTCGACAGGATGCCGGCCGCCTTGCCGGCCTGGTTGATGCGGGCAACGGCGCCCTCGATGGTGCGCAGCACCTCGGGGTGGGCGGCGTTGCCGACGTGGCCGAGCGAGGCCGACAGGTCGGCCGGGCCGATGAAGACGCCATCGACCCCGTCCACCGCCAGGATCGCATCCAGGTTGTCCAGCGCCTGCTGCGTCTCCATCTGCACCAGCAGGCAGACCTGGTCGTTGGCTTCCTTGCCGTAGTTGGGATGGCGGCCCCAGCGCGAGGCGCGGGCGCCGGCCATGCCGCGCACGCCCTGCGGCGGGTAGCGCATGCTGCGCACGAGCTCGCGCGCCTGTTCGGCGGTGTCCACCATGGGCACCAGGAGGGTCTGCAGGCCGAGGTCGAGGTACTGCTTGATCAGCATCTGGCCGACATACCCGTGGCCCATGGCGACGCGGCCGATGGCGTGCGTGCCCGGGTAGCCGGCGATGATCTGCGCCGCCTGCAGGGTGCTGTTGAGGTCGTTGGGCGTGTGCTCGCCGTCGATCAGCAGCCAGTCGAAGCCGGCGCCGGCGCAGATCTCCGAGGCATAGGGACTGGCCAGGCCCTGCCAGAGGCCGATCTGCACGCGGCGCTCGCGCAGGGCTTGCTTGAACGGGTTGACGGGTGTCTGCATGGGGTGTCCCCTCGAAGGCTAGTGGAACTGGAAGTCGAGGCGGCCGAGCGGGCCGTAGTCGGCCTCGAAGCGGTCGCCGGCGCGGGCCGCGACCGGACGGGTGAACGAGCCGGCCAGCACCACCTCGCCGGCCTGCAGGCTCTCGCCCCAGGGCGCGAGCTTCATCGCCAGCCAGGCCACCCCGATGGCCGGATGGCCCTGCACGCCGGCCGCCAGCCCGGTCTCCTCGACGGCGCCGTTCTGGCGCAGGATGGCGCCGACCCACGGCAGGTCGATGGCGCGCGGGGCGACGCGGGTGCCGCCCAGCACGATGCCGGCGTTGGCCGCGTTGTCGCTGATGGTGTCCTGCACCTTGCGCATCGCCCGCGTGTGGCGGTCGAACTGCTCGATGCGGGCGTCGATGATCTCGAAGGCCGGGGTGACGTAGTCGGTGGCGTCCAGCACGTCGTCGATGGTGACCTTGCAGCCTTCGAGCGTGCGCTTGAGCACGAAGGCCAGTTCCACCTCGACCCGCGGCGCGATGAAGCGCTGCGCCGGGATGGGGCCGGGCTCGAAGAACATGTCGTCCAGCAAGGTGCCGTAGTCGGGCTCGTCGATCTGGCTGGACAGCTGCATGGCGCGCGAGGTCAGCCCGATCTTGTGGCCGCGCACCGTGCGGCCGGCGGCGATCTTGTGCGCCACCCAGGCGCGTGAGACGGCGTAGCCGTCCTCCACCGTCATGCCGGGGAAGCGCTTGGAGAAATGCTCCACCTGCACCCGGGTGCGCTCGGCGGTGTCCAGTTCCTGCGCCAGCTGCGCGATGTGGTCGGGCGTGAACATGGTCAGGTCTGGCTGGCGAAGTGGGGATGCAGCGTGCTGTGCTTGCCGTCGTAGACCTGGCCCGGACTCTCGTCGACCTGCACCGTCAGGCCCACCAGGCCCTGCTCGAA encodes:
- the alr gene encoding alanine racemase translates to MPRPILATIHPQALRHNLDRLRRAVPDAKLWAVVKANAYGHGIERVFEGLRAADGFALLDLQEAERVRALGWRGPILLLEGVFEARDLELCSRLQLWHVVHCEEQIDMLAAHKTQQPHRVFLKMNSGMNRLGFPSAHFRTAYARLQALPQVDEISLMTHFSDSDAARGIAHQLSAFAEASRDLPGERSLANSAAVLRHGRDPAVRADWVRPGIAVYGSAPDFPEHDTAHWQLQPTMTLASRIIGVQQLQPADTVGYGSSFVADAPLRIGVVACGYADGYPRHCTTGTPVLVDGVRTRLVGRVSMDMVTVDLSPVPAAGIGSEAVLWGRSSCGAVLPVDEVARAGGTVAYELLCALAPRVPVVVEA
- the hpaH gene encoding 2-oxo-hept-4-ene-1,7-dioate hydratase, which encodes MFTPDHIAQLAQELDTAERTRVQVEHFSKRFPGMTVEDGYAVSRAWVAHKIAAGRTVRGHKIGLTSRAMQLSSQIDEPDYGTLLDDMFFEPGPIPAQRFIAPRVEVELAFVLKRTLEGCKVTIDDVLDATDYVTPAFEIIDARIEQFDRHTRAMRKVQDTISDNAANAGIVLGGTRVAPRAIDLPWVGAILRQNGAVEETGLAAGVQGHPAIGVAWLAMKLAPWGESLQAGEVVLAGSFTRPVAARAGDRFEADYGPLGRLDFQFH
- the glcE gene encoding glycolate oxidase subunit GlcE translates to MEAALTACIERIRAAAAAGTPLRLRGGGSKDFYGDRLEGELLDTRGLAGIRSYEPSELVVTVGAGTPLAELEAVLAGRGQCLPFEPPRFGGAPTVGGMVAAGLSGPARASVGAVRDYVLGLSLVNGQGELLTFGGQVMKNVAGYDVSRLMVGALGTLGLLVEVSLKVLARAPAEATLAFELSQAQALQRLNAWGGQPLPLNASSWHEDSGRGTLLLRLRGAVAAVDAACRTLGGERPDAAAAAAHWQGCRDQQLPWFAARAGRDLWRLSVPQTAPVLEGPEPPLVEWHGGQRWLALDPADAAGAERLRRTALAAGGHATLFRTATAGAQRRFQPPAPPLDRIQRELKRQFDPAGIFNRGRLAPEF
- a CDS encoding EamA family transporter, which codes for MAGPDGRATAALALVVNAFVWGVSWWPFRHLHQHGLHPLWATAAIYVLSLAVLLALWPRAWRGAAGQPQLWLLLVAAGLTNVGFNWAVTVGDVVRVVLLFYLMPAWSVLLAWPLLGERPTPAALLRLGVALAGVVTILQTPGTPWPVPESLADLLALLGGFSFALTNILLRRLQAAPAVTRVATMFAGGALAAGGAALVGLAQGTVAAPAALPLPALGVGLLLSLGFLVGNAALQYGASRLPAQTTALVMLSEVLFASATSVAAGAAELAARTWTGGALILAAAAWSAWAAPGPARPARAQSAA
- a CDS encoding 2-dehydropantoate 2-reductase — its product is MKVCIYGAGAIGGWIGARLARSGAQVSVVARGATLQALQRHGLRLEEGGQLQAAPVRASSSPAELGVQDLVVVAVKAPALAEVAQAIGPLLGPDTRVLTAMNGVPWWFFEGFGGPLAGTRLRTVDPEGRIAQAIPGRQIIGCVVHASCALTEPGCVRHHFGNTLIVGEPAGGASERLSALAALLQRAGHEVVVSPQIQRDAWYKLWGNMTVNPVSAITGATTDRIMADDLVRGFISSVMLEAREIGARIGIPIEQLPEDRHQVTRKLGAFKTSMLQDVEAGKPVELDALVAVVRELGQLTGVATPYTDVLLGLARLHARVHGLYPA
- a CDS encoding EamA family transporter yields the protein MTAVLPSGRALSGAAFATLLLIALMMGANHVAARIAFNHGVDVATAVVFRSTVTAGVIVALLALQGVRVRFTTRQRRFLPAIGLLIGVQSLCLYSAVARLPVALALLAFNTYPIWTALWSALVYRHKPEPATLLAMSVILFGLALALDVLGAASGLGAAGQWSRIGAGVAFALAAGATFGLALVLTQHEAGDVDGRVRTATTMGCAALVALATVGVQGGFHLPDAAAGWGGLAALTFLYGTAFTIMFTVLPKLGVVGNSAIMNVEPVFALVLGWLVLGQSIAPIQVVGALVVVGAVVVLGLRKR
- a CDS encoding glutathione peroxidase encodes the protein MTTAYDFEVRRIDGQAVPLRQYEGQVLLVVNTASACGFTPQFAGLQALHQQYAGRGLVVLGFPSNQFGAQDPGSNAEIAQFCQRNYGVDFPMMEKIEVNGGGADPLYQWLTREAPGLLGTTGIKWNFTKFLVGRDGRVIRRYAPQDAPASLAADIEAALAA
- the lplT gene encoding lysophospholipid transporter LplT, with product MKRGFYTIMAAQFFSSLADNALFVAAVELLKSGGAAEWQRAALVPMFALFYVVLAPFVGAFADALPKGKVMFLSNAIKVVGCLLMLFGTHPLMAYAIVGLGAAAYSPAKYGILTELLPSSQLVKANGWIEGLTIASIILGILLGGQLVGHAVAGRLLAMDFPMMDTGVDTAPEAAIAVLILVYAVAAWFNTRIPHTGVEMRPIPRNALELVPDFWTCNSRLWRDKLGQISLATTTLFWGVSGNLRYIILAWSAAALGYSTTQASSLSGVVALGTAVGAVLASARMRLDSATSVMPMGIAMGLLVILMNFIGNVWVAAPFLILLGGLGGFLVVPMNALLQHRGHNLMGAGRSIAVQNFNEQACILGLGAFYSLSAGLGLSAFGAITVFGVVVAGAMWLIQRWHASNLVKHREELDHLLRIARQDTGHGGA
- a CDS encoding class II aldolase/adducin family protein translates to MNAVLRPGPAAMHPDEWQARVQLAACYRIFDLLGWTEMIYNHITVRLPDSVTGGERQFLINPFGLHYGEVTASNLLKIDLQGHKLDASPWPVNPAGFTVHAAIHGALPDAHCVMHTHTTAGLAVACTAAGLAQNNFYSAQLHGLVAYHDFEGITIHADEAPRLLRNIGDKPLVILRNHGLLAWAATLPLAFVRLWTLQRACEIQLAQAALGPALAVPEAVAAKTTHDSFQFDQQFGAGQDVFDALTRRIDRLDPSYQS
- a CDS encoding aldolase/citrate lyase family protein, giving the protein MQTPVNPFKQALRERRVQIGLWQGLASPYASEICAGAGFDWLLIDGEHTPNDLNSTLQAAQIIAGYPGTHAIGRVAMGHGYVGQMLIKQYLDLGLQTLLVPMVDTAEQARELVRSMRYPPQGVRGMAGARASRWGRHPNYGKEANDQVCLLVQMETQQALDNLDAILAVDGVDGVFIGPADLSASLGHVGNAAHPEVLRTIEGAVARINQAGKAAGILSTDDAQSQRWIDLGVLFVAVGLDNSILVRGTAALVAKFKGRAAAPAPTPAPGANPYA
- the glcF gene encoding glycolate oxidase subunit GlcF; translated protein: MQTHLSPEFAGTADGQDAEAILRKCVHCGFCTATCPTYQLLGDELDGPRGRIYLIKQVLEGEQPTGKTQLHLDRCLTCRNCESTCPSGVQYGHLVDIGRRIVEAKVPRGAGEQALRWSLKEGLTSPLFGPAMKLGQAVRGLLPGVLKAKVPAAQPAGRWPTRSHARKVLMLAGCVQPSMAPNINAATARVLDAAGIQALLAPAAGCCGAVKFHLNDQAGGLEQMRRNVDAWWPWVERGEIEAIVMNASGCGVTVREYGHHLKHDPQYADKAARISGLTRDLSELLPAIAGALQGKVRAPEGVLAYHPPCTLQHGQKLRGGVETHLQALGFDVRVAPNEAHLCCGSAGTYSVLHPDIAGQLRDRKLGHLGALAPRAVLSANIGCITHLQSGTATPVRHWVEVLDEAIVAA